The genomic segment CCGGCGGTGAAGCAATTAACCCCATAACCGCCTTGGAAGTCACCGTTTTTCCGCTTCCGGACTCCCCCACGATCGCCATGGTTTTTCCGGCCTCCAGCGTAAAATCCACGCCCCGGACCGCCTGTACCTCCCCGGCATATGTATGAAATGATACCTTTAAATTTTTAACCTCAAGTAATGGTTGACTCATAGGTGATGCCTGCCTTTCCTCTATTATTCACAAACCATATTACTGGCGCAGCTTCGGATCAAACGCATCCCGGAGTCCATCGCCCAGCAGGTTAAATGCCAGCATGGTCAAGGAGATTGCCAGCGCCGGGAAAATCAGCTCATGGGGATAATAAGACATTTGC from the Anaerotignum faecicola genome contains:
- a CDS encoding ATP-binding cassette domain-containing protein, whose amino-acid sequence is MSQPLLEVKNLKVSFHTYAGEVQAVRGVDFTLEAGKTMAIVGESGSGKTVTSKAVMGLIASPP